The genomic interval GCCCAAGAATCGCGTCCAATTAAGGTCGGGCCCCGGCTTCGCCGCTGGGTCGGGAATCGGCATCCGCTCGCCCCAGTCGCCTCGTCGAAAGAAACCACAGGTCACGTGTACGGGCTTGCCGATGACCCCTTCGCGAATCAGGCGGATGATTTCCGGATAGTTGTCGTCCGCCATATGTTGTGTACCCACCTGAACAAGACGGCTCGTCTCGTCTGCCGTTGCGGCTACCTTCTTAGCCAATTCGAATTGCGACCAGTGCGTCAGTGGCTTCTCGCAATAAACGTCTTTGCCAGCGCGCAACGCATCAATCGTTTGCGGCGCATGGTGCCGGTCCGGCGTGGCGATGCAGACGACATCCACCTTCGGATCGGCCAGAAGTGCCTCGTGCTCGTCATACATCTTCACACCGCCGCAGTGTTGTGAGGCATCCTCCAGCCGCGGGCGATACACATCGCATACGGCCACAGGCTCGGCGATCCCCTGTTCTTTGAACTTCAACACGATGTCTTGATGCGCACGGCTGCGGCTGCCGGTGCCAATGAAACCAACTCCGATGCGCTCATTGGCACTTCGTGGGGGCTCCGCCGAGGCAGCGCTGTGCGCGGCGAATAAGGCGGATGCCCCAGATGCTGCTGCGAGTTGCATAAACGAACGCCGATCTGTTTCA from Pirellulales bacterium carries:
- a CDS encoding Gfo/Idh/MocA family oxidoreductase, translated to MTQSGETDRRSFMQLAAASGASALFAAHSAASAEPPRSANERIGVGFIGTGSRSRAHQDIVLKFKEQGIAEPVAVCDVYRPRLEDASQHCGGVKMYDEHEALLADPKVDVVCIATPDRHHAPQTIDALRAGKDVYCEKPLTHWSQFELAKKVAATADETSRLVQVGTQHMADDNYPEIIRLIREGVIGKPVHVTCGFFRRGDWGERMPIPDPAAKPGPDLNWTRFLGDAPQVDYSASRFFQWRMYWDYAGGPATDLLVHTYTPIFCILELDYPERVFGGGGTFEYDREVPDQCNIIADYHNGPSVVMQNSLFNHVSMDTIIRGTDGIIKWSMFQGDPKQDYGARIVPFAHDKKEIRIPWKGQGDTSKLWLDLLECVKTRQQPKCNIEMAVRVQAPLSMGIISHRESRVVKFDHTSKGFQLT